CGTGTCTGCGAGAAGCCGACCGCGACAAGGAGATCAAGGTCGTCATTCTCAAAGCCAACGGCAAGGGCTTCTGTGGCGGACATGTCGCCCGCTGGGGACCCGACGAGAATCCCTACCCCGACTTCGGGAACACCTTCGAGGATCTCTACAAAGGCACTGCCGATCTTTTTCTGTGGCCGACGTTGTATCTGTGGGAGTTTCCGAAGCCGACGATCTCCCAGATCCACGGCTACTGCATGGGCGGCGGGATCTACCTCGGGCTGCTGACCGACTTCTGCGTCGCGTCCGAGGACGCGTATTTCCAGATGCCACTGGCCCAAAGCCTCGGCGAACCGGGCGGTCACACCATGATCGAGCCGTGGCTGCTGATGAACTGGCATCGCACGATGGACTGGCTGCTGCTGGCACCGACGCTGTCGGCCCAGCAGGCACTCGAGTGGGGCCTGCTCAACAAGGTGGTGCCGCGCGAGGACCTCGAGCAGACCGTCGAGGAGATGGCGCACAAGATCGCCCAAATTCCGCTGACCACGCTGATGGCGGTGAAGAACAACGTCAAGCGGGCCTGGGAGTTGATGGGTATGCGCGTGCATCTTCAGGTCAGCCACATCCTGACGAACATGGTGGGCGCGGCTTCCGACGTGCAGGCCCGTCGCGCCGAGCTCATGCAGTCCGGGATGAAGCCCCGCGACTTCGTCGAGGGCGCCGAGTCCTGACGCGAGCAGACGCAAAATCGCCCTTTTCGTCCCGAATAGAGGCGATTTTGCGTCTGCTCGGCACTAGTGGTGACCCGCGATCTTGCGGCCGGCGGCATGGCGCGCGGCGACGTAGCCGAACACCATCGAGCTCGCGATGCTCGCGCCTGCTCCCGGATACGTTCGGCCCATGACCGTGGCGGTGGTGTTGCCGGTCGCATACAACCCCTCGATCACCCGGTCCTGCTGATCGAGCACCTGCGCGTACTCGTTGGTGATCACCCCACCGCAGGTGCCCACGTCCGCGGGCAGCACCCGGGTCGCGTAGTACGGCGCCCGGTCCAGGGGCCCGACCGCGGCGTTCGGCCGGTACCCGGGATCGCCGAGACAGTCGTTGTAGGCGGACTGCCCCCGGCCGAAATCGGGGTCCAGCCCCTTGGCCGCGAACATGTTGAACCGGTGCACCGTTCGCACCAGTTCCTCTGGCGGCAGGTCGATCTGCCGGGCCAGGTCGGTCAGCGTCCCGGCCCGCTTGACGGCGCCGTTCTCGATCAATTCCGGGGGCAGGTGCTCGCGTTTGACCGGGTTGGTACCCGCCACGTAGCGCCGCACGTAGCCGTCGTCGAAGATCATCCAGCATGGCACCGCCTTGTTCGCGTACATCGCCTTGCCGACCTCGACGTACGAGTTCGACTCGTTGCAGA
This genomic stretch from Mycobacterium paragordonae harbors:
- a CDS encoding enoyl-CoA hydratase-related protein; this encodes MERRVLEAVIYEREPPIARIILNRVDKANTKDAVLVTEVDTCLREADRDKEIKVVILKANGKGFCGGHVARWGPDENPYPDFGNTFEDLYKGTADLFLWPTLYLWEFPKPTISQIHGYCMGGGIYLGLLTDFCVASEDAYFQMPLAQSLGEPGGHTMIEPWLLMNWHRTMDWLLLAPTLSAQQALEWGLLNKVVPREDLEQTVEEMAHKIAQIPLTTLMAVKNNVKRAWELMGMRVHLQVSHILTNMVGAASDVQARRAELMQSGMKPRDFVEGAES